One window of Mesorhizobium loti R88b genomic DNA carries:
- a CDS encoding DMT family transporter — MSPLVIGLALFAAILHASWNAFLRTGADRLWTVTVMSFSSTALAIPLAVFNGFPATSAWPYVALSAGLQVGYSVFLVAAYQYGELGQVYPIVRGSVPLLVTLGGLLFAGQQITIPEAVGVALIGGGIMGLSLGRGRAATTSILYALATGTIIAAYATVDAIGVRVAGNVGAYTAWVLLAYGALLPATFVAHRGRLIVDPRAPETRKALGGGLFALLAYGVVVAAFALGPAGPITAIRETSVVFAAFIGRLFLGETLTPRRVGACAVVALGAICLGYQP, encoded by the coding sequence ATGAGCCCGCTGGTCATCGGGCTCGCGCTGTTCGCGGCGATCCTGCATGCAAGCTGGAACGCCTTCCTGCGAACTGGAGCCGACAGGTTGTGGACCGTCACCGTCATGAGCTTCTCCAGCACCGCGCTCGCCATTCCCCTGGCAGTCTTCAACGGCTTTCCAGCCACATCAGCCTGGCCCTATGTCGCCCTCTCGGCTGGCCTGCAGGTCGGCTACAGCGTGTTTCTGGTGGCTGCCTACCAATATGGCGAACTGGGGCAGGTCTATCCGATTGTTCGCGGCAGTGTGCCTCTGCTTGTCACTCTCGGCGGCTTGCTGTTCGCCGGTCAGCAGATCACCATTCCTGAGGCCGTGGGTGTTGCCCTAATCGGCGGTGGCATCATGGGGCTTTCGCTTGGGCGTGGAAGAGCGGCCACGACGTCGATCCTCTATGCGCTGGCGACGGGGACAATCATCGCCGCCTATGCGACGGTCGATGCCATCGGCGTTCGTGTGGCGGGTAATGTCGGCGCCTACACAGCCTGGGTCCTGCTGGCCTACGGCGCATTGCTGCCGGCGACCTTCGTCGCTCATCGCGGCCGGCTCATTGTCGACCCGCGAGCGCCGGAAACCCGCAAGGCTTTGGGCGGCGGGCTGTTCGCGCTTCTGGCCTATGGCGTCGTGGTTGCGGCCTTCGCGCTCGGGCCTGCCGGTCCGATCACCGCGATCCGCGAGACCAGCGTCGTCTTCGCGGCCTTCATCGGCCGGCTGTTTCTCGGCGAGACGCTAACGCCCCGTAGGGTCGGCGCCTGTGCCGTCGTCGCGCTCGGCGCCATCTGCCTCGGCTATCAGCCGTGA
- a CDS encoding LysE family translocator, giving the protein MDLATILAFAAAFFVFAASPGPDNMTIVARTISSGAASGIAYGAGTVVGILIFLMLAAFGLSIIAAKMAFVMTVLRYGGAAYLVWMGIKLWTAAPVVPELQPVSGRRGLLTIFATGVALNLGNPKMPLFYVALLPNVVGASLTSAHLGILVAVILAVEIVVIGGHVILAGRARNLLRTPRIVRRVNRAAGGVMIGAGIAVVATR; this is encoded by the coding sequence ATGGACCTTGCCACCATCCTTGCCTTCGCGGCCGCCTTCTTCGTGTTCGCCGCCAGCCCTGGCCCCGACAACATGACGATCGTCGCCCGCACGATCTCCAGCGGCGCGGCGTCGGGCATTGCCTATGGCGCCGGCACCGTTGTCGGCATCCTCATCTTCCTGATGCTCGCTGCCTTCGGCCTGTCGATCATCGCTGCCAAGATGGCATTCGTCATGACGGTGCTTCGCTACGGCGGAGCGGCCTATCTGGTCTGGATGGGCATCAAGCTCTGGACGGCCGCGCCCGTCGTGCCGGAGTTGCAGCCTGTCTCGGGGCGGCGTGGGCTGCTGACTATCTTTGCCACGGGTGTCGCGCTCAATCTCGGCAATCCGAAAATGCCGCTGTTCTATGTGGCACTGCTGCCCAACGTCGTCGGGGCCTCGCTCACATCAGCGCATCTCGGCATCCTGGTGGCTGTGATCCTGGCTGTCGAAATTGTGGTGATCGGCGGGCATGTGATTCTCGCCGGCCGCGCCCGCAATCTGTTGCGCACGCCCAGGATCGTACGCCGGGTCAACCGCGCGGCAGGCGGCGTGATGATCGGCGCCGGCATCGCCGTGGTCGCAACGCGCTGA
- a CDS encoding 23S rRNA (adenine(2030)-N(6))-methyltransferase RlmJ, giving the protein MNYRHAYHAGNFADVVKHVVLTRLLDYLKQKDKAFRVVDTHAGIGRYDLSSVEAQKTGEWHGGIGRLIDASFDAKTRALLAAYLETVRSLNPEGGVKKYPGSPLLARHLLRKQDRLSAIELHPKDVAKLKAEFAGDFQTRVMELDGWLALGAHLPPKEKRGLVLIDPPFEEPGEFDRLVDGLERAYKRWPGGIYALWYPIKDRKAIIAFRKALKQSGIPKILDIEFEIRPASSEPSLDGSGLIVVNPPFILEGELRTLLPALHKLLAVGRPAHWSLEWLAGEQAGMA; this is encoded by the coding sequence GTGAATTATCGCCACGCATACCACGCCGGAAATTTCGCCGATGTCGTCAAGCATGTCGTGCTGACGCGGCTGCTCGATTATCTGAAACAGAAGGACAAGGCGTTTCGCGTCGTCGATACCCACGCCGGCATCGGCCGCTATGACCTGTCATCGGTCGAAGCACAGAAGACCGGCGAGTGGCATGGCGGCATCGGCCGGCTGATCGATGCCTCGTTCGATGCCAAGACGAGGGCGCTGCTGGCGGCCTATCTGGAGACCGTGCGCTCGCTCAATCCCGAGGGCGGCGTGAAGAAATATCCGGGCTCGCCGCTGCTCGCACGCCATCTCCTGCGCAAGCAGGACCGGTTGTCGGCGATCGAGCTGCACCCGAAAGATGTCGCGAAGCTCAAGGCCGAATTCGCCGGCGATTTCCAGACCAGGGTCATGGAGCTCGATGGCTGGCTGGCGCTCGGAGCGCATCTGCCGCCGAAGGAGAAGCGCGGCCTGGTGCTGATCGATCCGCCCTTCGAGGAGCCGGGTGAGTTCGATCGCCTCGTCGACGGGCTCGAAAGGGCGTACAAGCGCTGGCCCGGCGGTATCTATGCGCTGTGGTATCCGATCAAGGATCGCAAGGCGATCATCGCCTTCAGGAAAGCGCTGAAGCAATCCGGCATTCCGAAAATTCTCGACATAGAATTCGAGATCAGGCCGGCCTCTTCGGAACCCAGCCTCGACGGCAGCGGCCTGATCGTGGTCAACCCGCCCTTCATTCTTGAAGGCGAATTGCGCACGCTGCTGCCAGCCCTGCACAAATTGCTCGCCGTGGGCAGGCCCGCGCACTGGTCGCTGGAATGGCTGGCCGGTGAGCAGGCGGGCATGGCTTAG
- the galE gene encoding UDP-glucose 4-epimerase GalE: MSRPAILVTGGAGFIGSHTCKLLAAAGYLPVAFDNLCRGNRKSVAWGPLVVGDIRDPDALRATIDTYRPTSIIHFAALAYVGESVHGPADYYSTNVTGTIAVLDAARAHAIENIIFSSSCATYGVPEALPVRETSSQNPISPYGRTKLMGEQIIGDYASAYGMKFAILRYFNACGADPDGELGEWHSPETHLVPRVLMATSGIIDEIEVFGTDYDTPDGTCVRDYIHVADLARAHLKAVQHLEGGGQSLAVNLGTGRGVSIKEIIQAVSRITSRPVPVVFRARRPGDPAELYADPGKARAHLGFVPQLSDIDTIVRTAAPFFGLQAKSVKLPPSEAAASVAAR, from the coding sequence ATGAGCCGACCGGCGATCCTGGTCACAGGTGGAGCGGGCTTCATCGGCAGTCACACCTGCAAGCTGCTGGCCGCCGCCGGCTATCTGCCCGTGGCTTTCGACAATCTGTGCCGAGGCAACCGAAAATCCGTCGCCTGGGGTCCGCTTGTCGTCGGCGATATCCGCGATCCGGATGCGCTGCGGGCGACGATCGACACATACCGGCCGACATCGATCATCCACTTCGCGGCGCTGGCCTATGTCGGGGAATCCGTTCACGGGCCGGCCGACTATTATTCGACCAATGTGACCGGCACCATCGCCGTGCTCGACGCGGCACGCGCGCACGCCATTGAAAACATCATCTTCTCCAGCAGCTGCGCGACCTACGGCGTGCCGGAAGCGTTGCCCGTTCGCGAGACCTCCTCGCAAAATCCGATCAGCCCTTACGGGCGCACCAAGCTGATGGGCGAACAGATCATTGGCGACTATGCGTCGGCATATGGGATGAAATTTGCGATCCTGCGCTATTTCAACGCCTGCGGTGCCGATCCCGACGGCGAGCTCGGCGAGTGGCATTCACCGGAAACGCATCTGGTTCCCAGGGTGCTGATGGCGACGTCTGGCATCATCGACGAAATCGAGGTCTTCGGCACGGACTATGACACGCCGGACGGCACCTGCGTGCGCGACTATATCCACGTCGCCGATCTGGCCCGCGCCCACCTGAAAGCGGTCCAGCACCTCGAGGGCGGCGGACAAAGCCTGGCGGTCAACCTTGGCACCGGGCGAGGCGTATCCATCAAGGAGATCATACAAGCGGTCAGTCGGATAACCTCGAGACCGGTTCCGGTTGTGTTCAGGGCCAGGCGCCCGGGAGATCCGGCCGAGCTCTATGCCGATCCGGGCAAGGCGCGCGCACATCTTGGCTTTGTGCCGCAGCTTTCCGACATCGACACGATCGTCAGGACGGCGGCGCCATTTTTCGGGCTACAAGCAAAATCGGTGAAACTGCCGCCAAGCGAGGCGGCTGCATCCGTTGCCGCCCGATAG
- a CDS encoding AraC family transcriptional regulator gives MAPKGFARFAMVATARLEDFGQNGRGHAANGGLTKADGMEAVLARTTGLFQERSAEGRLGATFASVWVHRMRDQDAPPVVITSDATIDLQWIDGRFRVAGPDREPLIEILPPGATIIGFRFRPGAAADWLGVPANRIVGERLDLCEFWGARARHLAGRIRATPDLAGLVEQLEKAVAAQAQDRHAPDAAMGLAFDVIDRGLPADKPLVPFLLRSLHMSERTLRRRFDESFGYGPKTLDRILRFHRFRRLRQASGDTSTAVLAIEAGYADQAHLTRESRRLSGITPAALAATGV, from the coding sequence GTGGCACCGAAAGGCTTCGCGCGGTTTGCCATGGTGGCAACGGCCCGCCTTGAAGATTTCGGCCAAAATGGGCGGGGCCATGCAGCGAATGGCGGGCTGACGAAGGCTGACGGGATGGAAGCGGTACTGGCGCGGACCACGGGCCTTTTCCAGGAACGGTCCGCAGAGGGGCGACTCGGCGCCACCTTCGCATCCGTCTGGGTGCACCGGATGCGGGACCAGGACGCTCCACCTGTGGTGATAACGTCGGATGCGACGATCGACCTGCAGTGGATCGACGGCCGGTTCCGGGTCGCGGGACCGGACCGGGAGCCGCTGATCGAGATATTGCCGCCAGGCGCGACGATTATCGGATTCAGATTCCGGCCAGGGGCGGCCGCCGATTGGCTGGGAGTGCCGGCCAACCGGATCGTCGGAGAACGCCTTGACTTATGCGAGTTCTGGGGCGCGAGGGCGCGCCATCTGGCAGGCCGCATCCGGGCCACGCCCGATCTCGCTGGGCTGGTGGAACAATTGGAGAAGGCTGTCGCGGCACAGGCTCAAGATCGCCATGCGCCTGATGCGGCCATGGGCCTTGCCTTTGACGTTATCGACCGGGGTCTGCCAGCCGACAAGCCGCTGGTGCCTTTCCTCTTGCGCTCCCTGCATATGAGCGAACGAACGCTGCGGCGCCGTTTCGACGAAAGCTTCGGCTACGGCCCGAAGACGCTCGACCGGATCCTGCGCTTCCATCGCTTCAGGCGCCTGCGGCAGGCATCCGGCGATACCTCGACCGCGGTGTTGGCGATCGAGGCCGGCTATGCGGACCAGGCCCATCTGACGCGCGAAAGCAGGCGGCTATCCGGCATCACGCCGGCCGCGCTGGCTGCCACCGGAGTGTAG
- a CDS encoding UDP-glucuronic acid decarboxylase family protein, protein MSKVVKVLKLGSGIGQREPHQKRRRALVAGGAGFLGSHLCERLLRDGYDVVALDNFHTGKKYNFNALLRNPRFTCIEHDIVDPLPVGLECDEIYNLACPASPPHYQADPIHTFKTNVLGSLNLLELARRSNAKIFQASTSEVYGDPFVHPQPESYFGNVNTHGPRSCYDEGKRSAETLFFDYSRTYGLDIRVARIFNTYGRRMQPDDGRVVSNFIVQALRGEDLTVYGSGLQTRSFCYADDLIEGFMRLMNAPHAPAHPVNLGNPGEFTIMELATLVVGYTNSRSKIVHRPLPVDDPRQRKPDISFARDNLGWEPRINLAQGLAHTVDYFDTLLYGSRITGAAAS, encoded by the coding sequence ATGAGCAAGGTTGTCAAGGTTCTGAAACTGGGATCCGGAATCGGTCAAAGGGAGCCCCACCAAAAACGGCGGCGCGCTCTGGTTGCCGGAGGCGCGGGCTTCCTGGGGTCGCATCTGTGCGAACGCCTGTTGCGGGATGGGTATGACGTCGTCGCGCTGGACAATTTCCACACCGGAAAAAAATACAATTTCAATGCCCTTCTGCGCAATCCCAGGTTCACCTGCATCGAGCACGACATCGTCGATCCGCTGCCTGTGGGCCTTGAGTGCGACGAGATCTATAATCTTGCCTGCCCTGCCTCTCCGCCGCACTATCAGGCCGACCCGATCCATACGTTCAAGACAAACGTTCTCGGTTCGCTGAACCTTCTGGAACTGGCGCGCAGAAGCAACGCCAAGATATTCCAGGCCTCGACTTCGGAAGTCTACGGCGACCCGTTCGTGCACCCACAACCCGAGAGCTATTTCGGCAACGTCAACACGCATGGACCGCGGTCCTGCTACGATGAAGGCAAGCGTTCGGCCGAAACCCTGTTCTTCGATTATTCGAGGACATACGGCCTCGACATCCGCGTCGCCCGCATCTTCAACACCTACGGCCGCCGCATGCAGCCCGATGACGGGCGCGTGGTCTCGAACTTCATTGTCCAGGCATTGCGCGGCGAAGACCTGACAGTCTATGGCAGCGGCCTGCAGACCCGCTCCTTCTGTTATGCCGATGACCTGATCGAGGGCTTCATGCGGCTGATGAATGCGCCGCATGCGCCCGCCCATCCGGTCAATCTCGGTAACCCCGGCGAATTCACCATCATGGAACTCGCGACGCTGGTTGTCGGCTACACCAACTCCAGATCGAAGATCGTGCATCGGCCACTGCCGGTCGACGACCCCAGGCAGCGCAAACCGGATATTTCCTTCGCCAGGGACAATCTCGGTTGGGAGCCGAGGATCAACCTGGCCCAGGGGCTCGCGCACACCGTCGACTACTTCGACACCCTGCTCTACGGCAGCCGCATCACGGGGGCAGCAGCTTCATGA
- a CDS encoding VOC family protein, protein MKARISVITLGVDNLEASLEFYQNGLGLPTEGIIGKEFAHGAVTFFDLQGGLKFAIFERPNIALDAGIAQTGRSPTEFTIGHNVTSEAEVDAVMAQAVSAGARLVKPAQNTFWGGYAGYFQDPDDHLWEVVFNPAFLPED, encoded by the coding sequence ATGAAAGCTCGCATCAGCGTCATCACGCTTGGCGTCGACAATCTGGAAGCGTCGCTCGAATTCTACCAAAACGGCCTCGGCCTTCCGACCGAAGGCATCATCGGGAAGGAGTTCGCGCACGGCGCCGTCACCTTCTTCGATCTGCAGGGTGGCTTGAAGTTCGCGATCTTCGAACGCCCCAACATCGCTCTTGACGCCGGCATCGCCCAAACCGGCCGCAGCCCGACCGAGTTTACCATCGGTCACAATGTCACGAGCGAGGCCGAGGTCGATGCCGTGATGGCGCAGGCCGTCAGCGCCGGCGCGCGCCTCGTCAAACCGGCCCAGAACACGTTCTGGGGTGGCTATGCCGGCTATTTCCAGGATCCGGACGATCATCTCTGGGAAGTTGTCTTTAACCCTGCATTTCTTCCCGAGGACTGA
- a CDS encoding transcriptional regulator — translation MSADDIIHQSTRLRIMAVLNTLERREALEFTQLRAMIDTTDGNLGAHLDTLARAGYVDIEKLFVGRRPQTRVKATTIGRRAFRGHIAFLRKIIDQAEPAQRRK, via the coding sequence ATGAGCGCTGACGACATTATCCACCAGAGCACACGGCTCAGGATCATGGCCGTGCTGAACACGCTGGAAAGGCGCGAGGCACTGGAGTTCACCCAGTTGAGGGCGATGATCGACACCACTGATGGAAATCTCGGGGCACATCTCGATACGCTGGCCAGAGCGGGCTACGTCGATATTGAAAAGCTGTTCGTCGGGCGACGGCCGCAGACACGGGTCAAGGCAACAACGATTGGGCGGCGGGCCTTTCGCGGCCACATTGCCTTTCTTCGCAAGATCATTGATCAGGCCGAGCCCGCACAACGCAGGAAATAG
- a CDS encoding TetR/AcrR family transcriptional regulator → MTPSPLSDKRQHVVETAYALFKRAGFHATGIDRIIAEAEVAKMTMYRHFPSKDELIVAVLDYRARRFDDQLDRLALKDITPEQKIAEIFDWHGRWFRSPDFHGCLFAHALAEFGDPRHPVFEAVSRQKNGLRQRMQSILAEVMPRERAESVAATLLMLIEGATLMAQMGQPDTALREARKAALDIVAAARRPQ, encoded by the coding sequence ATGACGCCGTCTCCTCTTTCCGACAAACGCCAGCATGTCGTCGAAACCGCCTACGCGCTGTTTAAGCGCGCCGGCTTCCATGCCACCGGCATAGACCGGATCATCGCCGAGGCCGAAGTGGCCAAGATGACGATGTACCGCCATTTCCCCAGCAAGGACGAACTGATCGTCGCGGTACTCGACTATCGTGCCAGGCGTTTTGACGATCAGCTCGACCGGCTTGCCCTGAAGGACATCACGCCGGAGCAGAAAATCGCTGAGATTTTCGACTGGCATGGGCGCTGGTTCCGCAGCCCCGATTTTCATGGCTGCCTGTTCGCCCATGCGCTGGCCGAGTTCGGTGATCCCCGGCATCCGGTGTTCGAGGCTGTTTCCCGGCAGAAGAATGGCCTGAGGCAGCGCATGCAGTCGATCCTTGCGGAGGTGATGCCGCGCGAGCGAGCCGAGAGCGTCGCGGCGACGCTGTTGATGCTGATCGAAGGGGCGACCCTGATGGCGCAGATGGGGCAGCCGGATACCGCCCTTCGTGAAGCCCGCAAGGCCGCCCTGGACATCGTCGCCGCCGCGCGCAGGCCGCAATGA